The Euwallacea similis isolate ESF13 chromosome 37, ESF131.1, whole genome shotgun sequence genomic interval GGCCACGCCAATATGTCAATATGAGCCCCACGTCAATATGTGTTGGTTTCAAACTTAAAGGTATTTAGTGTTCTTcacataatttcataaaaaatgacTACTAAAAACGAATACGTACAAATATCAAGCCCCACAAACAAAGAAGAGATGCCTAGTAGTGATCATGTGGTTCAAGAAATATTGAACACCTTCACTGACCTAAGAGACTACTCCAAAGAAATCGAAAATGAACTCTTCGTTACTAAGGAAGAGACTGAAAAAGTGTATCTAGAGGAGAGCCGAAACATAGCTAGTCTGCACGTTCAAATAAAATCCTGTGACTCTATACTAGAGAGAATGGAAAACATGCTGgtgaagtttcaaaatgactTGGGGTCCATCAACAAAGAGATTGTTACATTGCAAAGAAAGTCAATTTCAATGAGCCAAGAATTGACTAACAGACAGGCCATTCGAGGCCAATTAAGCCAGTTTATTGATGACATATCTGTCCCGGAAACACTTATTATATCAATCTTAGACTTACCAGTAAATGACCAAAAGTTTATTGCGCAACTTCACATCCTCAATCATAAAATTGGATTCATTAAGGAACAAACTGGCAAGGACTCTAAAGAGATCAAGGCTTGTCAAGATGTCAGTGAGGTCCTTGGAATGCTCAGAACTAAGGCCATGTCCAAAATCCGAAGCTATTTATTTGAACAAGTGGGGAAATTTAAGAAACCATTGACAAATTATCAAATTCCACAAAATGCCTTGTTGAAGAATAAATTCCTGTTCTGGTTTCTTCATATTCATGAGGAGGCCAGGGCTGCAGAAGTATCAAGTTACTATGTGGACACCATAAGTAAAATCTACATGTCCTATTTCAAATCTTATGAGGGGCGAGTGATGAAGTTATCATATGAGGAAAGTCCCACTAAAGATGATTTAATGGGTATTGAAGATACAGCCACCAGGAGCTTGTTTAATAAGAGCTTGAAAAATAAGGCTACAGTTTTTACTATTGGGAATCGAGGGGATGTTTTAGCCCAACAACTTGAGGCTCCCATTATAGTGCCTCATGCAGAgacaaaaaacaaagtaattgtTTTACCAGAGGGCTTAAAAGAGATACAAAATCATGTATTTTTAGTATTCTTATGAGGCAATATTCAGAAGTATCCAATATGCCTTAGTGGACAATGCATGCAGGGAGTATTTGTTTGTATGTGAGTTTTTTGGGTTGAAAAATGAAGAGGCCATAGGGTTTTTTTATACCATCATGGGGAAGACCTTGGAGATGCTCCaggtaagaaaataaattctaaatgaaacaaaaaactgCATGGTattcagtaattttaaaagtattagTGAAAGAACATGTATTTCCACCTCTATCATTTAatggttttgtttattttcatttgcagAAAAATCTAGACCATTATCTAACAAATTGCTATGACTCAATAGCAGTATTCCTATGTTTCCACTTGGTCCTCAGATATAAATTAATGTGTCACAAAAGATGCGTCCCTGCTTTAGACCAGCACTGGGacgaattagaaaaattattactcaCTAGATTCGAGTACATAGCGCGTTTAAACATCAACAGTATACGAGACTGCGATGTAACTAAATTTAACCTGGAGAAAGGGCCACATTATGTAAGAATTATTGAACCATTTTGCCATGTATCATATGATAGATTTTGTAGATCGCTCGCAGATATGCGGAATTTAGCGCCGCAATTGTGGG includes:
- the Vps52 gene encoding vacuolar protein sorting-associated protein 52 homolog — translated: MTTKNEYVQISSPTNKEEMPSSDHVVQEILNTFTDLRDYSKEIENELFVTKEETEKVYLEESRNIASLHVQIKSCDSILERMENMLVKFQNDLGSINKEIVTLQRKSISMSQELTNRQAIRGQLSQFIDDISVPETLIISILDLPVNDQKFIAQLHILNHKIGFIKEQTGKDSKEIKACQDVSEVLGMLRTKAMSKIRSYLFEQVGKFKKPLTNYQIPQNALLKNKFLFWFLHIHEEARAAEVSSYYVDTISKIYMSYFKSYEGRVMKLSYEESPTKDDLMGIEDTATRSLFNKSLKNKATVFTIGNRGDVLAQQLEAPIIVPHAETKNKYSYEAIFRSIQYALVDNACREYLFVCEFFGLKNEEAIGFFYTIMGKTLEMLQKNLDHYLTNCYDSIAVFLCFHLVLRYKLMCHKRCVPALDQHWDELEKLLLTRFEYIARLNINSIRDCDVTKFNLEKGPHYIARRYAEFSAAIVGISENFPNELVTKLLAEMQEEVEMFIFRMAGVFTERKDQLIFLINNYDMILSIIMERTRDNCKEAETFKSRLAAKSGEYAEQILFPHFGELIQYVKECEYYFEHSKLDELKTLESKSLDIVTNFTQNWKKSLEDLNREVLLSFPSLVTGASLLQLALTQFVQYYHRFHKLLAPNVRSQLVNIHLIMVEMKKYRTQF